The Dendropsophus ebraccatus isolate aDenEbr1 chromosome 3, aDenEbr1.pat, whole genome shotgun sequence genome includes a region encoding these proteins:
- the TMED7 gene encoding transmembrane emp24 domain-containing protein 7, whose product MKMLQCLVNGSRVGSLLSLFLLILGCATASEITFELPDNAKQCFYEDITQGTKCTLEFQVITGGHYDVDCRLEDPNGIVLYKEMKKQYDSFTFTATQNGTYKFCFSNEFSTFTHKTVYFDFQVGEDPPLFPSENRATALTQMESACVSIHEALKSVIDYQTHFRLREAQGRSRAEDLNTRVAYWSVGEAIILLVVSIGQVFLLKSFFSDKRTTTTRVGS is encoded by the exons ATGAAGATGCTGCAGTGTCTGGTGAACGGCTCCAGGGTGGGCTCCTTGCTGTCGCTATTCCTGCTTATACTGGGATGTGCCACTGCCTCCGAAATTACCTTTGAGTTGCCGGATAATGCCAAGCAGTGCTTCTATGAAGACATCACTCAAGGAACCAAGTGTACACTAGAATTCCAG GTCATCACTGGCGGCCATTATGACGTAGACTGCCGGCTTGAGGACCCAAATGGGATTGTGCTGTACAAGGAGATGAAGAAACAATACGACAGCTTCACTTTTACAGCCACTCAAAATGGAACATACAAGTTCTGCTTTAGTAACGAGTTCTCCACTTTTACACACAAGACTGTCTACTTCGACTTCCAAGTTGGAGAAGACCCACCACTCTTCCCCAGTGAGAACCGGGCCACAGCCCTGACACAG ATGGAATCCGCTTGTGTTTCAATCCATGAAGCTCTGAAATCGGTCATCGACTACCAGACACACTTCCGCTTAAGAGAGGCGCAAGGCCGCAGCAGGGCAGAGGATCTGAATACCAGAGTAGCCTATTGGTCCGTAGGGGAGGCTATTATTCTCTTAGTCGTAAGCATTGGACAGGTGTTTCTTCTAAAAAGCTTCTTCTCTGATAAAAGAACAACCACAACACGCGTTGGATCATAA